A region from the Gossypium hirsutum isolate 1008001.06 chromosome A08, Gossypium_hirsutum_v2.1, whole genome shotgun sequence genome encodes:
- the LOC107926892 gene encoding uncharacterized protein: MLGVCTLDIHFVYVLLGWEGSIANGQVLRDAICRKHGLKVPHGCYYLVDAGYTNCEGFFTPFKGQRYHLNTRFKADYLNELERMLEKLLPHAMLKAKPNLESRIRTLKRDWAIVYDMLNRKGNSDFSWDEHRHMVVAEDVAWTSHISSHKAAGQFRHHNFLYYDQLTFVYTKD, encoded by the exons atgttaggtgtttgtacactTGATATacattttgtttatgttcttcttgGTTGGGAAGGTTCTATTGCTAATGGACaggttcttcgagatgccatttgtaggaaacatggattaaaagttcctcatg gttgctattatctagttgatgctggttacacaaattgtgagggatttttCACGCCTTTTAAAGGACAAAGATATCATTTGA ATACAAGATTCAAGGCCGATTATTTAAATGAACTGGAAAGAATGTTAGAAAAACTTTTACCTCATGCTatgttgaaggctaaacctaatcttgaatcgaggattaggacATTGAAAAGGGATTGGGCAATCGTTTACGACATGCTCAATAGAAAAGGCAATAGCGACTTTAGTTGGGATGAACATAGGCATATGGTTGTTGCTGAAGATGTTGCGTGGACCTCGCATATAAGT agtcataaagcAGCCGGTCAATTTAGACATCATAATTTCCTTTATTATGATCAACTTACTTTCGTATATACAAAAGATTGA
- the LOC107926861 gene encoding probable glycerol-3-phosphate acyltransferase 3 yields MAKFFMNYFSFFFLYRLVFKPSKNPKTFHRTASNIHANEGKLYHKYPSFAHEANLSKDQTLLIFNVEDALLKSPSLFPYFMLVAFEAGGLLRAFILILSYPLLCLVGEDMRLKIMVFVCFFGVKTKSFRIGSAVLPKFFLEDVAVETLEVLKKGGKKVGFSNVPRVMIESFLRDYLDIDFVVGREVKVFRGYFLGVMEDKKQSNAALETIIGSQGLGNCDVIGISGFKGSLQYHLSSHCKEIYLVRNADKRSWQRIRRDEYLKPLIFHDGRLAFMPTPLATLAMFMWLPFGITLSMIRAISGILLPYRLSIPILAYSGFQLSLSPNPSLRSSNTRKTRGRLYVCNHKTLLDPLYLSFSLQKELTAVTYSLSRVSELLAPIKTVRLARDRDQDSKMMEKMLNEGDLVVCPEGTTCREPYLLRFSPLFAEMSDDIVPVAMDSHVSMFYGTTAGGLKCLDPLFFIMNPRPSYNVRVLDGVYGLSSFLGGGERSRFDVANHVQSEIGKALGFGCTRLTRRDKYLILAGNEGIVNKS; encoded by the exons ATGGCTAAGTTTTTCATGAActatttttccttcttcttcctcTATAGACTTGTCTTTAAACCATCCAAAAACCCCAAAACTTTCCATAGAACTGCGAGCAACATTCATGCAAACGAAGGCAAATTATACCACAAGTACCCATCTTTTGCTCACGAAGCAAACCTGTCAAAGGACCAAACCCTGCTAATCTTCAACGTAGAAGATGCATTGTTGAAGTCGCCATCTTTGTTCCCTTACTTCATGCTGGTGGCCTTTGAAGCCGGAGGGTTGTTGAGGGCTTTTATCCTCATTCTTTCATACCCATTACTATGCCTTGTTGGCGAAGACATGAGGTTGAAGATAATGGTGTTCGTTTGCTTCTTTGGGGTAAAGACGAAGAGTTTCAGGATTGGGAGTGCTGTTTTGCCCAAGTTTTTTTTAGAGGATGTGGCGGTGGAAACGCTTGAGGTGTTGAAGAAAGGTGGTAAAAAAGTGGGGTTCAGCAATGTCCCTCGAGTGATGATCGAGAGTTTCTTGAGAGATTATTTGGACATTGATTTTGTTGTTGGTAGGGAGGTGAAGGTGTTTCGTGGGTACTTTTTGGGTGTCATGGAAGACAAGAAACAGAGCAATGCTGCTTTGGAGACAATAATTGGGAGCCAAGGGTTGGGAAATTGTGATGTTATTGGCATAAGTGGCTTCAAGGGATCACTTCAATATCATTTGTCTTCTCATTGCAAG GAAATTTACCTTGTGAGAAATGCCGACAAAAGAAGCTGGCAACGCATAAGGAGAGATGAATACCTAAAACCACTAATTTTCCACGATGGGAGACTGGCTTTCATGCCGACCCCATTAGCCACCCTAGCCATGTTCATGTGGCTCCCCTTCGGTATCACCCTTTCCATGATCCGAGCCATTTCCGGCATATTACTTCCCTACAGGCTTTCAATCCCCATATTAGCCTACTCAGGGTTCCAACTCTCCCTCTCTCCCAACCCATCGCTCCGAAGCTCAAACACACGTAAAACCAGAGGCCGCCTCTACGTTTGCAACCATAAAACCCTGCTGGACCCACTCTACCTGTCTTTTTCATTACAAAAGGAACTCACCGCCGTCACTTACAGCTTGAGCAGGGTGTCGGAGCTGTTAGCCCCGATCAAGACCGTGAGGTTAGCTAGGGACCGCGATCAAGACAGCAAAATGATGGAAAAGATGTTGAATGAAGGGGACCTAGTTGTTTGCCCAGAAGGAACCACGTGTAGGGAGCCTTATCTGTTGAGGTTCAGCCCTTTGTTCGCAGAGATGAGCGATGATATAGTTCCCGTTGCAATGGACAGCCATGTTAGCATGTTCTACGGTACCACAGCGGGTGGGCTGAAATGCTTGGACCCACTTTTCTTCATCATGAACCCACGTCCAAGCTACAACGTACGAGTCCTTGATGGTGTATATGGGTTGAGCTCTTTTCTTGGTGGTGGTGAGAGATCAAGGTTCGATGTAGCTAACCATGTGCAGAGTGAGATTGGGAAAGCACTGGGTTTTGGTTGCACCAGGCTTACCAGAAGAGACAAGTACTTGATCTTGGCAGGGAACGAAGGAATAGTTAATAAATCCTAA